The Daphnia pulex isolate KAP4 chromosome 3, ASM2113471v1 genome includes a region encoding these proteins:
- the LOC124190757 gene encoding semaphorin-5A-like isoform X1 has protein sequence MSSLLSSGPAGTADLFIGSPTDLSSQEVAIFRLPLNSSVSSTSADSFIVGPQLGHLRTLPSNVNWLDAAEFVASVEVDQFVFFFLREAAIEVSNCGKAVYSRVARVCKNDMGSGQQQRLKDSTWTTFIKARLNCSVPAESPFYYDHIQSVVYVEEERLFYAAFTTAENSIAGSAVCSFTLDSIQESFAGPFKIQSSPNSTWESVNSTHAHSHCNSVEPSSSPVEAGKYQLMDRAVQSLPGKYGSKPLIQLDLERFNHIAVDVVATQNHSSIHVLYVASRDGLVRKYSVLPITQERCLVEIVDPFARLSQPADRQIQTMQFLKVQNTLYIGTKNEVIRLASRRCKRFANRTQCLDSADPYCGWQSQLAKCSPPPHNNPHASCWEQLQQTLTTCPTPSTPEGKSVNGESSSITIVGGGGVCGCNESSIIAKLAEQVKQGAPGPPGVDGKPGMTGIPGAQGQMGPTGPEGPAGEKGERCDSGPVGKEGPSGPKGEPGRDGSPGDLGKPGLPGTKGDRGTDGEMGPKGDTGEPGLPGTKGEIGPACPVGTSVISSVKGDKENQGDRGKRGKPGPPGPPGPPSEPSKSGPSSSSQGGEGSPKGVAPGIVMHLFLCTSM, from the exons ATGAGCAGTTTACTGTCGAGCGGACCGGCAGGCACGGCCGATTTGTTCATCGGCTCGCCGACAGACTTGTCCAGCCAGGAGGTGGCTATCTTCCGGCTGCCTTTGAATTCCTCCGTTTCCAGCACATCGGCTGACAGTTTCATTGTCGGCCCGCAGCTTGGGCATTTGAGGACGTTGCCAAGCAACGTCAACTGGCTGGACGCTGCCGAATTCGTGGCGTCGGTGGAAGTGGACcagtttgtcttcttctttttacgaGAGGCGGCCATCGAGGTCAGCAACTGCGGCAAGGCCGTTTACTCCCGTGTGGCCAGGGTCTGCAAGAACGACATGGGCAGTGGCCAGCAGCAAAGGCTCAAAGACAGTACGTGGACGACCTTTATCAAAGCCCGGCTCAATTGCTCAGTGCCGGCCGAGTCTCCGTTCTACTACGACCACATTCAGAGCGTCGTCTACGTGGAAGAGGAGCGGCTCTTTTACGCCGCCTTCACAACAGCCGA AAATTCAATTGCTGGATCGGCCGTTTGCTCCTTCACCCTGGATTCGATTCAAGAATCGTTCGCCGGTCCGTTCAAAATCCAGTCGAGTCCCAATTCGACCTGGGAGAGTGTCAACTCGACTCACGCCCACTCGCATTGCAATTCTGTTGAGCCGAGCAGTTCTCCGGTGGAAGCTGGAAAGTATCAGCTGATGGATCGCGCTGTCCAATCTCTACCTGGAAAATACGGAAGTAAACCACTGATCCAGCTGGATTTGGAACGATTCAACCACATCGCCGTCGACGTGGTCGCCACTCAAAATCATTCGTCCATTCACGTCCTCTACGTGGCATCTCGAGACGGTCTCGTTCGCAAATATTCCGTCCTGCCCATTACTCAGGAACGCTGTCTGGTCGAAATTGTCGATCCTTTTGCCCGGTTGAGCCAACCGGCCGACCGCCAGATCCAAACGATGCAATTCCTCAAAGTGCAG AACACGCTGTACATTGGAACGAAAAACGAGGTGATCCGACTGGCCAGTCGACGATGCAAGCGATTCGCCAACAGGACGCAGTGTCTCGATTCCGCGGATCCTTACTGCGGATGGCAGTCGCAACTGGCCAAGTGTTCGCCTCCGCCCCACAACAATCCGCACGCCTCCTGTTGGGAGCAGCTGCAGCAAACCCTCACCACCTGCCCCACACCCAGCACTCCAG aaGGGAAAAGCGTCAACGGCGAATCATCTTCTATTACGATTGTCGGA GGCGGAGGCGTTTGTGGCTGCAACGAGAGTTCCATCATCGCCAAACTGGCCGAGCAAGTCAAACAGGGAGCGCCGGGTCCGCCGGGCGTTGACGGCAAACCTGGCATGACGGGCATTCCG GGAGCTCAAGGTCAGATGGGACCGACTGGACCTGAAGGCCCAGCTGGAGAGAAAGGAGAACGCTGCGATTCCGGGCCGGTTGGCAAAGAAGGGCCTTCTGGACCCAAAGGCGAGCCCGGTCGAGATGGATCACCTGGTGATCTAGGAAAACCTGGGCTACCAGGTACCAAAGGAGATCGAGGAACCGACGGGGAAATGGGTCCTAAAGGCGACACTGGCGAGCCGGGATTGCCAGGAACGAAAGGCGAAATTGGCCCTGCATGTCCAGTTGGTACTTCGGTTATTTCCAGTGTCAAAGGagacaaagaaaatcaaggaGATCGAGGCAAACGGGGCAAGCCAGGTCCTCCTGGACCTCCTGGACCTCCAAGCGAACCGTCCAAATCAG GACCGTCTTCGTCGTCGCAAGGTGGTGAGGGGAGCCCAAAAGGTGTGGCGCCGGGAATAGTCATGCATCTGTTCTTGTGTACATCCATGTGA
- the LOC124190757 gene encoding semaphorin-5A-like isoform X3 translates to MSSLLSSGPAGTADLFIGSPTDLSSQEVAIFRLPLNSSVSSTSADSFIVGPQLGHLRTLPSNVNWLDAAEFVASVEVDQFVFFFLREAAIEVSNCGKAVYSRVARVCKNDMGSGQQQRLKDSTWTTFIKARLNCSVPAESPFYYDHIQSVVYVEEERLFYAAFTTAENSIAGSAVCSFTLDSIQESFAGPFKIQSSPNSTWESVNSTHAHSHCNSVEPSSSPVEAGKYQLMDRAVQSLPGKYGSKPLIQLDLERFNHIAVDVVATQNHSSIHVLYVASRDGLVRKYSVLPITQERCLVEIVDPFARLSQPADRQIQTMQFLKVQNTLYIGTKNEVIRLASRRCKRFANRTQCLDSADPYCGWQSQLAKCSPPPHNNPHASCWEQLQQTLTTCPTPSTPEGKSVNGESSSITIVGGGGVCGCNESSIIAKLAEQVKQGAPGVDGKPGMTGIPGTQGQMGPTGPEGPAGEKGERGDGGPIGKEGPSGPKGEPGRDGPPGDLGKPGLPGTKGDRGTDGEMGPTGDTGEPGLPGTKGEIGPACPVGPSVISSVEGAKGNRGKRGKPGPPGPPGPPSEPSKSGSSSSSQGGEGSPIGVAPGIVMHLFLCTSM, encoded by the exons ATGAGCAGTTTACTGTCGAGCGGACCGGCAGGCACGGCCGATTTGTTCATCGGCTCGCCGACAGACTTGTCCAGCCAGGAGGTGGCTATCTTCCGGCTGCCTTTGAATTCCTCCGTTTCCAGCACATCGGCTGACAGTTTCATTGTCGGCCCGCAGCTTGGGCATTTGAGGACGTTGCCAAGCAACGTCAACTGGCTGGACGCTGCCGAATTCGTGGCGTCGGTGGAAGTGGACcagtttgtcttcttctttttacgaGAGGCGGCCATCGAGGTCAGCAACTGCGGCAAGGCCGTTTACTCCCGTGTGGCCAGGGTCTGCAAGAACGACATGGGCAGTGGCCAGCAGCAAAGGCTCAAAGACAGTACGTGGACGACCTTTATCAAAGCCCGGCTCAATTGCTCAGTGCCGGCCGAGTCTCCGTTCTACTACGACCACATTCAGAGCGTCGTCTACGTGGAAGAGGAGCGGCTCTTTTACGCCGCCTTCACAACAGCCGA AAATTCAATTGCTGGATCGGCCGTTTGCTCCTTCACCCTGGATTCGATTCAAGAATCGTTCGCCGGTCCGTTCAAAATCCAGTCGAGTCCCAATTCGACCTGGGAGAGTGTCAACTCGACTCACGCCCACTCGCATTGCAATTCTGTTGAGCCGAGCAGTTCTCCGGTGGAAGCTGGAAAGTATCAGCTGATGGATCGCGCTGTCCAATCTCTACCTGGAAAATACGGAAGTAAACCACTGATCCAGCTGGATTTGGAACGATTCAACCACATCGCCGTCGACGTGGTCGCCACTCAAAATCATTCGTCCATTCACGTCCTCTACGTGGCATCTCGAGACGGTCTCGTTCGCAAATATTCCGTCCTGCCCATTACTCAGGAACGCTGTCTGGTCGAAATTGTCGATCCTTTTGCCCGGTTGAGCCAACCGGCCGACCGCCAGATCCAAACGATGCAATTCCTCAAAGTGCAG AACACGCTGTACATTGGAACGAAAAACGAGGTGATCCGACTGGCCAGTCGACGATGCAAGCGATTCGCCAACAGGACGCAGTGTCTCGATTCCGCGGATCCTTACTGCGGATGGCAGTCGCAACTGGCCAAGTGTTCGCCTCCGCCCCACAACAATCCGCACGCCTCCTGTTGGGAGCAGCTGCAGCAAACCCTCACCACCTGCCCCACACCCAGCACTCCAG aaGGGAAAAGCGTCAACGGCGAATCATCTTCTATTACGATTGTCGGA GGCGGAGGTGTTTGTGGCTGCAACGAGAGTTCCATTATCGCCAAACTGGCCGAGCAAGTCAAACAGGGAGCACCGGGCGTCGACGGCAAACCTGGCATGACGGGCATTCCG GGAACTCAAGGTCAGATGGGACCGACTGGACCTGAAGGCCCAGCTGGAGAGAAAGGAGAACGCGGAGATGGCGGCCCAATTGGCAAAGAAGGTCCTTCTGGACCCAAAGGCGAGCCCGGTCGAGATGGACCACCCGGTGATCTAGGAAAACCTGGGCTACCAGGTACCAAAGGAGATCGAGGAACCGACGGGGAAATGGGTCCTACAGGCGACACTGGCGAGCCGGGATTGCCAGGAACCAAAGGCGAAATTGGCCCTGCGTGTCCAGTCGGTCCTTCGGTTATTTCCAGTGTCGAAGGAGCCAAAGGAAATCGAGGCAAACGGGGCAAGCCAGGTCCTCCTGGACCTCCTGGACCTCCAAGCGAACCGTCAAAATCAG gatcgtcttcgtcgtcgcaAGGTGGTGAGGGGAGCCCAATAGGTGTGGCGCCGGGAATAGTCATGCATCTGTTCTTGTGTACATCCATGTGA
- the LOC124190757 gene encoding semaphorin-5A-like isoform X2, producing the protein MSSLLSSGPAGTADLFIGSPTDLSSQEVAIFRLPLNSSVSSTSADSFIVGPQLGHLRTLPSNVNWLDAAEFVASVEVDQFVFFFLREAAIEVSNCGKAVYSRVARVCKNDMGSGQQQRLKDSTWTTFIKARLNCSVPAESPFYYDHIQSVVYVEEERLFYAAFTTAENSIAGSAVCSFTLDSIQESFAGPFKIQSSPNSTWESVNSTHAHSHCNSVEPSSSPVEAGKYQLMDRAVQSLPGKYGSKPLIQLDLERFNHIAVDVVATQNHSSIHVLYVASRDGLVRKYSVLPITQERCLVEIVDPFARLSQPADRQIQTMQFLKVQNTLYIGTKNEVIRLASRRCKRFANRTQCLDSADPYCGWQSQLAKCSPPPHNNPHASCWEQLQQTLTTCPTPSTPEGKSVNGESSSITIVGGGGVCGCNESSIIAKLAEQVKQGAPGVDGKPGMTGIPGAQGQMGPTGPEGPAGEKGERCDSGPVGKEGPSGPKGEPGRDGSPGDLGKPGLPGTKGDRGTDGEMGPKGDTGEPGLPGTKGEIGPACPVGTSVISSVKGDKENQGDRGKRGKPGPPGPPGPPSEPSKSGPSSSSQGGEGSPKGVAPGIVMHLFLCTSM; encoded by the exons ATGAGCAGTTTACTGTCGAGCGGACCGGCAGGCACGGCCGATTTGTTCATCGGCTCGCCGACAGACTTGTCCAGCCAGGAGGTGGCTATCTTCCGGCTGCCTTTGAATTCCTCCGTTTCCAGCACATCGGCTGACAGTTTCATTGTCGGCCCGCAGCTTGGGCATTTGAGGACGTTGCCAAGCAACGTCAACTGGCTGGACGCTGCCGAATTCGTGGCGTCGGTGGAAGTGGACcagtttgtcttcttctttttacgaGAGGCGGCCATCGAGGTCAGCAACTGCGGCAAGGCCGTTTACTCCCGTGTGGCCAGGGTCTGCAAGAACGACATGGGCAGTGGCCAGCAGCAAAGGCTCAAAGACAGTACGTGGACGACCTTTATCAAAGCCCGGCTCAATTGCTCAGTGCCGGCCGAGTCTCCGTTCTACTACGACCACATTCAGAGCGTCGTCTACGTGGAAGAGGAGCGGCTCTTTTACGCCGCCTTCACAACAGCCGA AAATTCAATTGCTGGATCGGCCGTTTGCTCCTTCACCCTGGATTCGATTCAAGAATCGTTCGCCGGTCCGTTCAAAATCCAGTCGAGTCCCAATTCGACCTGGGAGAGTGTCAACTCGACTCACGCCCACTCGCATTGCAATTCTGTTGAGCCGAGCAGTTCTCCGGTGGAAGCTGGAAAGTATCAGCTGATGGATCGCGCTGTCCAATCTCTACCTGGAAAATACGGAAGTAAACCACTGATCCAGCTGGATTTGGAACGATTCAACCACATCGCCGTCGACGTGGTCGCCACTCAAAATCATTCGTCCATTCACGTCCTCTACGTGGCATCTCGAGACGGTCTCGTTCGCAAATATTCCGTCCTGCCCATTACTCAGGAACGCTGTCTGGTCGAAATTGTCGATCCTTTTGCCCGGTTGAGCCAACCGGCCGACCGCCAGATCCAAACGATGCAATTCCTCAAAGTGCAG AACACGCTGTACATTGGAACGAAAAACGAGGTGATCCGACTGGCCAGTCGACGATGCAAGCGATTCGCCAACAGGACGCAGTGTCTCGATTCCGCGGATCCTTACTGCGGATGGCAGTCGCAACTGGCCAAGTGTTCGCCTCCGCCCCACAACAATCCGCACGCCTCCTGTTGGGAGCAGCTGCAGCAAACCCTCACCACCTGCCCCACACCCAGCACTCCAG aaGGGAAAAGCGTCAACGGCGAATCATCTTCTATTACGATTGTCGGA GGCGGAGGTGTTTGTGGCTGCAACGAGAGTTCCATTATCGCCAAACTGGCCGAGCAAGTCAAACAGGGAGCACCGGGCGTCGACGGCAAACCTGGCATGACGGGCATTCCG GGAGCTCAAGGTCAGATGGGACCGACTGGACCTGAAGGCCCAGCTGGAGAGAAAGGAGAACGCTGCGATTCCGGGCCGGTTGGCAAAGAAGGGCCTTCTGGACCCAAAGGCGAGCCCGGTCGAGATGGATCACCTGGTGATCTAGGAAAACCTGGGCTACCAGGTACCAAAGGAGATCGAGGAACCGACGGGGAAATGGGTCCTAAAGGCGACACTGGCGAGCCGGGATTGCCAGGAACGAAAGGCGAAATTGGCCCTGCATGTCCAGTTGGTACTTCGGTTATTTCCAGTGTCAAAGGagacaaagaaaatcaaggaGATCGAGGCAAACGGGGCAAGCCAGGTCCTCCTGGACCTCCTGGACCTCCAAGCGAACCGTCCAAATCAG GACCGTCTTCGTCGTCGCAAGGTGGTGAGGGGAGCCCAAAAGGTGTGGCGCCGGGAATAGTCATGCATCTGTTCTTGTGTACATCCATGTGA
- the LOC124190759 gene encoding probable serine/threonine-protein kinase ireA, translating into MFGKSTWTLDRSKLLGKGAYGTVFEGQWRGIPVAVKRVPNNSKKEREARQEESTLLKLSNHLNVAKLFHIDSDEHSRFYVLELCQASLDRLFLKDDDPQKYRGPMPTEIEVIHQLAIGLEYIHQKKIIHRNIKPHNILIWVNQLQTDQVLMKWSGFGLSKQVNERGTCSMSGIKGTLHWFAPEILKLLEVEEVSRSETQQRGTVKSDVFAEGLVFGYFLLEGFHLFGSRMQIETNIIENNPVNLLRIEEDDLRELIEKMLTTNPMNRISSSDVVQQLIQIMAKGRQYPLVNSKDNNTPSLKQIKVDFNKILGSGGYGEVFQGEWNNNQVAVKQIPLSKVKSNQREEEALQMLNHPNVVKLFHAESDSKNRYYAIELCAASLDKLFLTDESAKKYRGPMPSQKDVLLQLATGLEYIHEKKVIHRDITPKNILIWVNPENIKQVLLKWADFGFSKQIVKSETYTVSKVRGAEGWFAPEILKILNDEETSLSEAKQRGTIKSDVFNEGLVFGYYLLKGRHLFGGLPESNIYRDKPVNLDKIEWQSARELIKKMIHPDPKERISSSDVTKELRHIEFDYV; encoded by the exons ATGTTTGGAAAATCCACATGGACGTTAGACCGTAGCAAGTTGTTGGGGAAAGGAGCATATGGCACCGTATTTGAAGGGCAATGGCGTGGGATTCCAGTGGCCGTCAAACGAGTCCCtaacaattcaaaaaaggaacGGGAAGCCCGACAGGAAGAATCAACTTTGCTGAAACTCAGCAATCACCTTAATGTCGCCAAACTATTTCACATAGACAGCGATGAACA TTCCAGGTTTTACGTTCTCGAATTATGCCAAGCCTCACTCGATcgattatttttgaaagatgaCGACCCGCAAAAATATCGTGGCCCAATGCCAACGGAGATTGAAGTTATTCATCAATTGGCCATTGGACTCGAGTACAttcaccaaaagaaaattatccATCGAAATATTAAACCCCATAACATCCTCATCTGGGTGAATCAATTACAAACTGACCAAGTTTTAATGAAATGGTCTGGATTTGGATTAAGCAAACAAGTCAACGAAAGGGGAACTTGTTCCATGAGTGGAATCAAAGGAACATTGCATTGGTTCGCTCcggaaatattgaaattactTGAAGTGGAAGAGGTCAGTAGATCAGAAACCCAACAAAGAGGGACAGTCAAATCGGATGTTTTTGCGGAAGGGCTCGTCTTCGGATATTTCCTGTTGGAAGGTTTTCATCTCTTTGGCTCCCGAATGCAGATTGAGACAAATATCATTGAGAATAACCCCGTTAATCTATTAA GAATTGAGGAGGATGATTTACGCGAACTTatcgaaaaaatgttgacaacGAACCCAATGAATCGAATTAGTTCATCAGATGTCGTCCAACAGCTCATACAAATCATG GCGAAGGGCAGGCAATACCCATTGGTCAATTCAAAAGATAACAATACCCCAAgtttgaaacaaatcaaagttgatttCAACAAGATTTTGGGAAGTGGAGGTTATGGCGAAGTTTTCCAAGGCGAGTGGAATAACAATCAAGTGGCTGTCAAACAAATTCCTTTATCGAAAGTTAAAAGTAATCAACGAGAGGAAGAAGCGTTGCAAATGCTCAATCATCCGAATGTCGTCAAACTTTTCCACGCGGAAAGCGACTCGAAGAATAG ATATTACGCCATCGAATTGTGCGCTGCTTCCCTggacaaattatttttaactgATGAATCTGCCAAGAAATATCGAGGACCAATGCCCTCGCAAAAAGACGTTCTTCTTCAGTTAGCTACTGGATTAGAATACATTCACGAAAAGAAAGTAATCCATCGGGATATTACTCCCAAAAACATCCTCATTTGGGTGAATCCGGAAAACATCAAACAAGTTTTGTTGAAATGGGCCGATTTCGGGTTTAGCAAGCAAATAGTTAAAAGTGAAACCTACACAGTGAGTAAAGTTAGAGGGGCAGAAGGATGGTTCGCACcggaaatattgaaaatactGAACGACGAAGAGACTAGTCTTTCTGAAGCGAAACAAAGAGGAACCATTAAAAGCGACGTCTTCAACGAAGGGCTCGTCTTTGGCTATTATCTTTTAAAAGGACGTCATCTCTTTGGGGGACTTCCTGAGTCAAACATATACAGAGACAAACCGGTCAACCTAGACA aaatagAATGGCAAAGCGCTCGCGAACTGATTAAGAAAATGATCCATCCCGACCCAAAGGAAAGAATTTCTTCATCGGATGTCACAAAAGAACTAAGACACATTGAATTCGACTACGTTTAA